In Pseudomonas asiatica, the following are encoded in one genomic region:
- the dinB gene encoding DNA polymerase IV produces MRKIIHVDCDCFYAAIEMRDDPRLAGRPMAVGGSADRRGVIATCNYEARAYGVRSAMSSRHALKLCPDLLIVKPRFEAYREASREIHTIFRDYTELIEPLSLDEAYLDVSDSQWYSGSATRIAEDIRRRVARTLHITVSAGVAPNKFLAKIASDWRKPNGLFVITPGEVEAFVAALPVARLHGVGKVTADKLARLGIETCLELREWSRLALVREFGSFGERLWGLARGVDERAVHNDSRRQSVSVENTYDTDLPDLASCLARLPELLESLNERIARMDSSYRPEKPFVKVKFHDFSQTTMEQAGAGRDLESYRQLLGQAFARGGKPVRLLGVGVRLRDLRGAHEQLELFPPQ; encoded by the coding sequence TTGCGCAAGATCATCCACGTCGACTGCGATTGCTTCTATGCCGCGATCGAAATGCGTGACGACCCGCGCCTGGCCGGGCGGCCCATGGCGGTGGGGGGCTCGGCCGACCGCCGTGGGGTGATCGCCACCTGCAACTATGAAGCGCGTGCCTACGGCGTGCGTTCGGCCATGTCGTCGCGGCACGCGCTGAAGCTGTGCCCGGACCTGCTGATCGTCAAGCCGCGCTTCGAGGCCTACCGTGAAGCCTCGCGGGAAATCCACACGATCTTCCGTGACTACACCGAACTGATCGAGCCGCTGTCGCTGGACGAGGCCTACCTGGATGTAAGTGACAGCCAGTGGTACTCGGGCAGCGCCACGCGCATTGCCGAGGATATCCGCCGCCGTGTCGCCCGCACCCTGCATATCACTGTCTCGGCCGGTGTGGCGCCAAACAAGTTCCTGGCCAAGATCGCCAGTGACTGGCGCAAGCCCAATGGCCTGTTCGTGATTACCCCGGGCGAAGTGGAGGCATTCGTCGCCGCCCTGCCGGTGGCCAGGTTGCACGGGGTGGGCAAGGTAACGGCAGACAAGCTGGCGCGGTTGGGTATCGAAACCTGCCTGGAGCTGCGCGAATGGTCGCGTCTGGCGCTGGTGCGCGAGTTCGGCAGCTTTGGCGAGCGTTTGTGGGGGCTGGCACGGGGTGTCGATGAGCGTGCCGTGCACAATGACAGTCGCCGGCAGTCGGTCAGCGTGGAAAACACCTACGACACCGACCTGCCGGACCTGGCCAGTTGCCTGGCACGGCTGCCCGAACTTCTGGAGAGCCTGAACGAGCGTATCGCCCGCATGGACAGCAGTTACCGGCCGGAAAAACCCTTCGTCAAGGTCAAGTTCCATGACTTCAGCCAGACCACCATGGAGCAGGCGGGGGCGGGCAGGGACCTGGAGAGTTATCGCCAGTTGCTGGGTCAGGCGTTTGCCCGTGGTGGCAAGCCGGTGCGCTTGCTTGGGGTAGGCGTGAGGTTGCGCGACTTGCGCGGGGCGCATGAGCAGCTGGAGCTGTTCCCGCCTCAGTAA
- the mprF gene encoding bifunctional lysylphosphatidylglycerol flippase/synthetase MprF, which yields MTSHNPESPVPLATTLPGAAQRLPLLERMSRYRQPIGLVVTLVLFTMALVACRHLLSELDIYALHDAMLSVPTQSLLGALLATVLGFVILLGYEWSASRYAGVKLPASSLVLGGFSAFAIGNAIGLSMLSGGSVRYRLYARQGVGAGEVARMTVFASLSLGCALPPLAALATLSDLPAASAALGLAPGLLAGIAIAVLLVCSVLMFGLYRRRLAEQPLANNLLVQLGRRTLRLPGARLAALQLLITALDVAAAATVLYLLLPEAPPFGAFVLVYLLALAAGVLSHVPGGVGVFEAILLAAFADQLGAAPLAAALLLYRLIYVVLPLLLACALLLANEARRLLFAQQAIKAASGLAAPILSILVFLSGVVLLFSGATPEIDTRLEHMGFLVPHRLIDASHFGASLIGVLCLLLAQGLRRRLSAAWLLTTVLLLVGALLSLLKGFDWEEACLLTLTAALLALFRRSFYRPSRLLELPFSPVFLVASACVVGASVWLLLFAYQDVPYSHQLWWQFTLDADAPRGLRAAMGSALLLAAVALTWLLRTAPPVIHLPDEEELLRANRILLASDQPDGGLALTGDKALLFHPGNNAFLMYARRGRSLVALYDPIGPAQERAEMIWQFRDLCDLHHARPVFYQVRAENLPFYMDIGLTALKLGEEARVDLRRFDLEAKGKEMKDLRYTWNRGGRDGLSLEIHEPGHAPLAELKEISDAWLGGKNVREKGFSLGRFSPEYLQHFRIALIRFQGRPVAFANLLETHGKELASLDLMRAHPEAPKLTMEFMMIGLILHYKSHDYARFSLGMVPLSGLQPRRGAPLTQRLGSMVFRRGEQLYNFQGLRRFKDKFQPDWEPRYMAVPAGLDPLVALADTAALIAGGLTGLVKR from the coding sequence ATGACTTCGCACAACCCCGAATCCCCGGTGCCGCTTGCCACAACGCTGCCTGGCGCCGCGCAACGTTTGCCCTTGCTGGAGCGCATGAGCCGTTACCGCCAGCCCATCGGCCTGGTAGTGACACTGGTGTTGTTCACCATGGCCTTGGTCGCCTGTCGCCACCTGTTGAGCGAGTTGGACATCTATGCCTTGCACGATGCCATGCTCAGCGTGCCTACCCAGTCGTTACTTGGCGCCTTGCTGGCAACTGTGCTCGGTTTCGTGATCCTGCTTGGTTACGAGTGGTCGGCCAGCCGCTATGCCGGCGTGAAACTGCCCGCGAGCAGCCTGGTGCTGGGCGGCTTCAGCGCTTTTGCCATAGGTAACGCCATCGGCCTGTCGATGCTTTCGGGCGGTTCGGTGCGCTATCGCCTGTATGCGCGCCAAGGGGTTGGCGCAGGTGAAGTTGCACGGATGACCGTTTTTGCCAGCCTGTCACTGGGCTGCGCGCTACCGCCCCTGGCCGCCTTGGCGACCTTGAGCGACCTGCCGGCGGCCTCGGCCGCACTGGGTTTGGCGCCAGGCTTGCTGGCGGGTATCGCCATAGCGGTGTTGCTGGTGTGCAGCGTGCTGATGTTCGGCCTGTACCGCCGACGCCTGGCTGAACAACCACTGGCCAACAACCTGCTGGTACAACTGGGCCGCCGCACGCTGCGCCTGCCGGGCGCACGCCTGGCTGCCCTGCAATTGCTGATCACCGCACTGGATGTCGCCGCTGCCGCCACCGTGCTGTATCTGCTGCTGCCCGAAGCACCGCCGTTCGGTGCCTTTGTCCTGGTGTACCTGCTGGCCTTGGCCGCAGGTGTGCTCAGCCACGTCCCGGGCGGCGTCGGGGTATTCGAAGCCATACTACTGGCGGCTTTTGCCGACCAACTTGGCGCGGCGCCGCTGGCAGCGGCACTGCTGCTGTATCGGCTGATCTACGTGGTGCTGCCGCTGCTGCTGGCCTGCGCGCTGCTACTGGCCAACGAGGCCCGGCGCCTGCTGTTCGCGCAACAGGCTATCAAGGCCGCTTCCGGGCTGGCTGCACCGATCCTTTCGATCCTGGTATTCCTGTCCGGGGTGGTGCTGCTGTTCTCCGGTGCCACGCCCGAAATCGACACCCGCCTGGAGCACATGGGTTTCCTGGTTCCGCACCGCCTGATCGATGCTTCGCATTTTGGCGCCAGCCTGATCGGCGTGCTGTGCCTGCTGCTGGCCCAAGGCCTGCGCCGGCGCCTGTCCGCCGCCTGGCTGCTGACCACCGTGCTGTTGCTGGTCGGTGCCCTGCTGTCGCTGCTCAAGGGCTTCGATTGGGAAGAGGCCTGCTTGCTGACCCTCACTGCCGCCCTGCTCGCTCTGTTCCGCCGTTCCTTCTACCGTCCCAGCCGCCTGCTCGAGTTGCCGTTCTCGCCGGTGTTTCTGGTAGCCAGCGCCTGTGTGGTCGGCGCATCGGTTTGGTTGTTGCTGTTCGCCTACCAGGATGTTCCCTACAGCCATCAGTTGTGGTGGCAGTTCACCCTCGATGCCGATGCCCCGCGTGGCCTGCGCGCCGCCATGGGCAGCGCCTTGCTGCTGGCGGCCGTGGCCCTGACCTGGCTGCTGCGTACCGCACCACCGGTGATCCACTTGCCTGACGAAGAAGAGCTGCTGCGTGCCAACCGCATTCTGCTGGCATCCGACCAGCCAGATGGCGGCCTGGCGCTGACCGGTGACAAGGCGCTGCTGTTCCACCCTGGCAACAACGCCTTCCTCATGTACGCCCGTCGCGGTCGCAGCTTGGTGGCCCTGTACGACCCGATCGGCCCGGCCCAGGAGCGCGCCGAGATGATCTGGCAGTTCCGCGACCTGTGCGACCTGCACCATGCCCGTCCGGTGTTCTATCAGGTGCGCGCCGAGAACCTGCCGTTCTACATGGACATCGGCCTGACCGCGCTGAAGCTGGGTGAAGAAGCCCGGGTCGACTTGCGCCGCTTCGACCTCGAAGCCAAGGGCAAGGAGATGAAGGACCTGCGCTACACCTGGAACCGTGGCGGCCGTGACGGCCTGAGCCTGGAAATCCATGAACCCGGGCATGCCCCGCTGGCAGAGCTGAAGGAAATTTCCGACGCCTGGCTTGGCGGCAAGAACGTGCGCGAGAAAGGCTTCTCGCTGGGGCGCTTCAGCCCTGAATACCTGCAGCATTTTCGCATTGCCCTGATCCGCTTCCAAGGCCGCCCGGTGGCTTTCGCCAACCTGCTGGAAACCCATGGCAAGGAACTGGCCAGCCTCGACCTTATGCGTGCGCACCCCGAGGCCCCGAAGCTGACCATGGAATTCATGATGATCGGGCTGATCTTGCACTACAAAAGCCATGACTACGCTCGCTTCAGCCTGGGCATGGTGCCGCTTTCCGGCCTGCAGCCACGGCGTGGGGCGCCCTTGACCCAGCGCCTGGGCTCGATGGTGTTCCGCCGTGGCGAGCAGTTGTACAACTTCCAGGGGCTTCGACGCTTCAAGGACAAGTTCCAACCGGACTGGGAACCCCGTTACATGGCCGTGCCGGCCGGGCTCGACCCGCTGGTGGCACTGGCCGACACCGCCGCCCTGATCGCAGGCGGCCTGACTGGATTGGTGAAACGTTGA
- a CDS encoding virulence factor family protein: MTRRFWLYLLVPLLLAALGGALAFWLWTRPAPEARLEQLSINDTRITRVTPAVHPKARVAIGVPQDQALTDRQLLDLAQAGEAQLVQVILPPNDCSKQQQALDQALGQLPEKPTLVAGIGPGAAQAWRWLASQNNDKARAISVGFSLEQPGCQTALPKSAAHGHWNVAWNDNPDDASAAFVRDQANAETSISDYDIHLPQVLKAQLTQALVGHDGNALAIPVVEVPAGQTTDTVTLFLSGDGGWRDLDRDVAGEMAKLGYPVVGIDTLRYYWQHKTPEQSAADLSELMQHYRQKWGTKRFVLTGYSFGADVLPAIYNRLPAEDQQRIDAVMLLAFARSGSFEIEVEGWLGKEGQEAPTGPEMAKLPASKVVCVYGVEETDESGCTDKTAVGERLKLPGGHHFDENYPALAKRLIGEIETRQGKSSVAEQN; this comes from the coding sequence ATGACCCGACGCTTTTGGCTGTACCTGCTGGTTCCCCTGCTGTTGGCTGCCCTGGGAGGCGCGCTGGCATTCTGGTTATGGACGCGCCCGGCTCCCGAGGCACGCCTGGAACAACTGAGCATCAATGACACCCGCATCACCCGTGTGACCCCAGCCGTGCACCCCAAGGCCCGGGTGGCCATCGGCGTACCCCAGGACCAGGCGCTGACCGACAGGCAGCTGCTGGACCTGGCCCAGGCTGGCGAAGCGCAACTGGTGCAGGTGATCCTGCCGCCCAATGACTGCAGCAAACAACAACAGGCCCTGGACCAGGCCTTGGGCCAGTTACCGGAGAAGCCGACCCTGGTTGCCGGTATCGGCCCTGGCGCCGCCCAGGCCTGGCGCTGGCTGGCCAGCCAGAACAACGACAAGGCGCGGGCGATTTCCGTGGGCTTCAGCCTGGAACAGCCGGGCTGCCAAACAGCGCTGCCGAAGTCGGCCGCCCACGGCCACTGGAACGTCGCCTGGAACGACAACCCGGATGACGCCAGCGCCGCCTTCGTGCGCGACCAGGCCAATGCCGAAACCAGCATCAGTGACTACGACATCCACCTGCCACAAGTGCTCAAGGCCCAACTGACCCAGGCCCTGGTCGGCCACGACGGCAACGCCCTGGCCATTCCGGTAGTCGAGGTGCCAGCCGGGCAGACCACCGACACGGTCACCCTGTTCCTTTCCGGTGATGGCGGCTGGCGAGACCTGGACCGCGACGTGGCCGGGGAAATGGCCAAGCTTGGTTACCCGGTGGTCGGCATCGACACGCTGCGCTACTACTGGCAACACAAGACCCCGGAACAAAGCGCCGCCGACCTGTCCGAGCTGATGCAGCACTACAGACAGAAGTGGGGCACCAAGCGCTTCGTGCTGACCGGCTATTCGTTCGGTGCCGACGTCCTGCCGGCGATCTACAACCGCCTGCCGGCCGAGGACCAGCAGCGTATCGACGCGGTGATGCTGCTGGCCTTTGCACGCAGCGGCAGCTTCGAGATCGAAGTCGAGGGCTGGCTGGGCAAGGAAGGCCAGGAAGCGCCAACCGGGCCGGAAATGGCCAAACTGCCGGCGTCCAAGGTGGTGTGTGTGTATGGCGTGGAAGAAACCGACGAGAGCGGTTGCACCGACAAGACTGCGGTGGGTGAACGCCTGAAGCTGCCGGGGGGGCACCACTTCGACGAAAACTACCCGGCACTGGCCAAGCGCCTGATCGGTGAGATCGAGACGCGCCAGGGCAAGTCGAGTGTGGCTGAGCAGAACTGA
- a CDS encoding potassium transporter Kup, whose protein sequence is MVQASSHAEGGHEGKQGATRSLSLLVAAVGVVYGDIGTSPLYTLKEVVSGGYGVPVNHDGVLGILSLILWSLLWVVSFKYVMFILRADNQGEGGTMALTALARRATAAYPRLRTLMVVCGLIGASLFYGDSMITPAVSVLSAVEGMGLAFDGIDHWVVPISLVILVALFLVQKHGTEKIGKLFGPIMVTWFLALGSLGVYGISQSPEVLKAFNPAWAVNFFVVHPGMGVAILGAVVLALTGAEALYADMGHFGRKPIARAWFALVLPALVLNYFGQGALLLQDPDAARNPFYLLAPGWALLPMVGLATMATVIASQAVISGAFSLTRQAIQLGYIPRMQIQHTSSDEQGQIYIGAINWTLMVGVVLLVLGFESSGALAAAYGVAVTGTMLMTTILVSAVMLLLWKWPPVLAVPILMGFLLVDGLFFAANVPKIIQGGAFPVLAGAVLFLLMSTWKRGKQILMERIDEGALPLQLFISSIRIQPPHRVEGTAVFLTARSDAVPHALLHNMLHNQVLHSQVVLLTVVSEDRPRVPEQERFEVEAYGDGFFRVLLHFGFMDEPDVPAALKLCHLEDLDFSPMRTTFFLSRETVIASRLEGMSRWRGNLFAFLLKNANGNLRFFNLPLNRVIELGTQVEI, encoded by the coding sequence ATGGTTCAGGCAAGCAGTCACGCCGAGGGCGGGCACGAGGGGAAGCAGGGTGCGACGCGGTCGTTGAGCCTGCTCGTGGCGGCGGTCGGGGTGGTTTATGGCGATATCGGCACCAGCCCGTTGTATACCCTCAAGGAGGTCGTCAGCGGCGGGTACGGAGTGCCGGTCAACCATGACGGCGTGCTGGGGATCCTGTCGCTGATCCTGTGGTCGCTGCTATGGGTAGTGTCGTTCAAGTACGTGATGTTCATCCTGCGCGCCGACAACCAGGGCGAGGGCGGCACCATGGCGCTGACCGCGCTGGCGCGGCGGGCCACGGCGGCCTACCCGAGGTTGCGTACGTTGATGGTGGTGTGCGGGTTGATCGGCGCTTCGCTGTTCTATGGCGACAGCATGATCACGCCGGCGGTGTCGGTGCTGTCGGCGGTGGAAGGCATGGGCCTGGCGTTTGATGGTATCGATCACTGGGTTGTACCGATTTCGCTGGTGATCCTGGTGGCGCTGTTCCTGGTGCAGAAGCACGGCACCGAGAAGATCGGCAAGCTGTTCGGCCCGATCATGGTCACCTGGTTCCTGGCGCTGGGCTCGCTGGGCGTGTACGGCATATCGCAGAGCCCGGAAGTGCTCAAGGCTTTCAACCCGGCCTGGGCGGTCAACTTCTTCGTGGTTCACCCCGGGATGGGCGTTGCCATTCTCGGCGCGGTGGTCCTCGCGCTGACCGGTGCCGAGGCGCTGTACGCCGACATGGGCCACTTTGGCCGCAAGCCGATCGCTCGGGCCTGGTTTGCCCTGGTGCTGCCGGCGCTGGTGCTCAACTACTTTGGCCAGGGCGCGTTGCTGCTGCAGGACCCGGATGCAGCACGTAACCCGTTCTACCTGCTGGCGCCGGGCTGGGCACTGCTGCCGATGGTCGGCCTGGCTACCATGGCCACGGTGATCGCTTCGCAGGCGGTGATCTCGGGGGCGTTCTCCCTGACCCGCCAGGCCATTCAGCTGGGCTACATCCCACGCATGCAGATCCAGCACACTTCCAGCGATGAACAAGGGCAGATCTATATCGGTGCGATCAACTGGACACTGATGGTCGGCGTGGTACTGCTGGTGCTCGGTTTCGAGTCATCCGGTGCCCTGGCGGCGGCATACGGGGTGGCTGTGACCGGTACCATGCTGATGACCACCATCCTGGTTTCGGCGGTGATGCTGCTGCTATGGAAGTGGCCACCGGTGCTGGCGGTGCCGATCCTGATGGGTTTCCTGTTGGTGGATGGGCTGTTCTTTGCCGCCAACGTGCCGAAGATCATCCAGGGCGGGGCCTTCCCGGTCCTGGCCGGCGCTGTGCTGTTCCTGTTGATGAGCACCTGGAAGCGTGGCAAGCAGATCCTGATGGAGCGCATCGACGAAGGCGCGCTGCCGCTGCAGCTGTTCATCAGCAGTATCCGCATTCAGCCTCCGCACCGGGTCGAAGGCACGGCGGTGTTCCTCACGGCACGCTCCGATGCGGTGCCCCATGCGCTGTTGCACAACATGCTGCATAACCAGGTGCTGCACAGCCAGGTGGTGCTGTTGACGGTGGTCAGCGAGGACCGGCCACGCGTGCCGGAACAGGAGCGCTTTGAAGTGGAGGCCTATGGCGATGGGTTCTTCCGCGTGTTGCTGCACTTCGGCTTCATGGACGAACCGGACGTGCCGGCGGCGTTGAAGCTGTGCCACCTGGAAGACCTGGACTTCAGCCCGATGCGCACCACCTTCTTCCTCAGCCGCGAGACCGTGATCGCCTCACGGCTGGAGGGGATGTCGCGCTGGCGGGGCAACCTGTTCGCGTTCCTGCTGAAGAATGCCAACGGCAACTTGCGCTTCTTCAACCTGCCGCTGAACCGGGTGATCGAGCTGGGGACCCAGGTCGAGATCTGA
- the rimO gene encoding 30S ribosomal protein S12 methylthiotransferase RimO, producing the protein MSTTPATPKVGFVSLGCPKALVDSERILTQLRMEGYEVVPTYEDADVVVVNTCGFIDSAKAESLEVIGEAIKENGKVIVTGCMGVEEGSIRDVHPSVLSVTGPQQYEQVVNAVHEVVPPRQDHNPLIDLVPPQGVKLTPRHYAYLKISEGCNHSCSFCIIPSMRGKLVSRPVGEVLSEAERLVKAGVKEILVISQDTSAYGVDVKYKTDFWNGRPVKTRMLELCEALSSLGAWVRLHYVYPYPNVDDVIPLMAAGKILPYLDIPFQHASPKVLKAMKRPAFEDRTLARIKNWREQCPELVIRSTFIVGFPGETEEDFQYLLDWLTEAQLDRVGCFQYSPVEGAPANDLGLEEVPDDVKQDRWDRFMAHQQAISAARLQLRIGKEIDVLIDEVEEQGSVGRSFFDAPEIDGSVFIDGDHGFKPGDKVRCRVVDADEYDMWAEPI; encoded by the coding sequence ATGTCCACCACGCCCGCCACCCCCAAGGTAGGTTTCGTAAGCCTGGGTTGCCCAAAAGCCCTGGTCGATTCCGAGCGCATCCTGACCCAGCTGCGCATGGAAGGCTATGAAGTCGTGCCCACCTACGAGGACGCCGACGTAGTGGTGGTCAACACCTGCGGCTTCATCGACAGCGCCAAGGCCGAGTCGTTGGAAGTGATCGGCGAAGCGATCAAGGAAAACGGCAAGGTCATCGTCACCGGCTGCATGGGTGTCGAGGAAGGCAGCATCCGTGACGTACACCCGAGCGTGCTGTCGGTCACCGGCCCGCAGCAGTACGAGCAGGTGGTCAACGCCGTGCACGAAGTGGTGCCACCACGCCAGGACCACAACCCGCTGATCGACCTGGTGCCACCGCAGGGCGTCAAGCTGACCCCGCGCCATTATGCGTACCTGAAGATCTCCGAAGGGTGCAACCACAGCTGCAGTTTCTGCATCATCCCGTCGATGCGCGGCAAACTGGTCAGCCGCCCGGTCGGCGAAGTGCTGAGCGAGGCCGAGCGCCTGGTCAAGGCCGGGGTCAAGGAGATCCTGGTGATTTCCCAGGACACCAGCGCCTACGGCGTCGACGTCAAGTACAAGACCGACTTCTGGAACGGCCGCCCGGTCAAGACCCGCATGCTCGAGCTGTGCGAAGCCCTGAGCAGCCTGGGTGCCTGGGTACGTCTGCACTACGTGTACCCGTACCCGAACGTCGACGACGTGATCCCGCTGATGGCCGCCGGCAAGATCCTGCCGTACCTGGATATCCCGTTCCAGCACGCCAGCCCGAAAGTGCTCAAGGCCATGAAGCGCCCGGCCTTTGAAGACCGCACCCTGGCACGTATCAAGAACTGGCGCGAGCAGTGCCCGGAGCTGGTGATTCGCTCCACCTTCATCGTCGGCTTCCCGGGCGAGACCGAGGAAGACTTCCAGTACCTGCTGGACTGGCTGACCGAAGCCCAGCTGGACCGCGTGGGCTGCTTCCAGTACTCGCCGGTGGAAGGCGCCCCGGCCAACGACCTGGGCCTTGAAGAAGTGCCGGACGACGTCAAGCAGGACCGCTGGGACCGCTTCATGGCCCACCAGCAGGCCATCAGCGCCGCCCGCCTGCAACTGCGTATCGGCAAGGAAATCGACGTGTTGATCGATGAAGTGGAAGAGCAAGGTTCGGTTGGCCGCAGCTTCTTCGATGCCCCGGAAATCGACGGCAGCGTGTTCATCGATGGCGACCACGGCTTCAAGCCGGGTGACAAGGTACGTTGCCGCGTGGTGGATGCCGACGAATACGACATGTGGGCTGAACCCATCTAA
- a CDS encoding DUF5666 domain-containing protein has protein sequence MTSLARCLSVVTLVLGFGLNLVAPAEVAAAPVCVSRDEVGMAGAAGLQFPGGIGGAGARTGGVGGTGVRSENGGVGGTGAPLPQRPGGTGGTGAVADGVDGTLIDHGGAGGTGAPILRPGGTGGTGIVGTITGFASICVNGLEVHFGKDVPVSENGAPASTAHLAIGQVVAVEAFAGKRGLQAGRISILNVYEGPLTALPNASAPLRVMGQPVRLAAGARVAEGLRPGDPVRVSGLRDARGEVVASRIERAPGLREASAIGAVDRAGSLQGLKLGTRVAPAREVLVRGQWTGRQLEVAQTRPDPSLPFAGRVQTAVIEGLVQRSHAQQLVVAGIKVTLGQGTVIVGKQPAALALDQRVRVSGVFNGKHELRATRVEFDDGRADNSDRGHSGRGSGHGTRDAEGSSNSGHGGRDATSDRIESSDDHSGHGGVDDSSGRDGTERVDKSGKSEHVDTMERPESSNSGSSDRVVKVELEKVEKIEKAEKVEKVEKVEKVEKIEKAEKPEKVEKIEKPEKVEKVEKIEKPEKVEKVEKVEKVEKVEKVEKVEKVEKVERPETVEKAEKVEHPERSGH, from the coding sequence ATGACTTCCCTCGCGCGCTGCCTCAGTGTGGTCACACTGGTCCTGGGTTTCGGGCTGAATCTGGTGGCGCCTGCCGAAGTGGCCGCAGCACCGGTATGTGTCAGCCGTGACGAAGTGGGTATGGCGGGGGCGGCGGGCTTGCAGTTTCCCGGCGGTATTGGTGGTGCCGGGGCCAGGACGGGCGGTGTCGGTGGTACCGGTGTACGCAGCGAAAACGGCGGAGTAGGTGGCACCGGTGCGCCGCTGCCGCAGCGTCCCGGCGGCACGGGCGGGACCGGTGCGGTGGCCGACGGTGTGGACGGTACCCTCATCGATCACGGTGGGGCAGGTGGTACCGGCGCACCGATCCTGCGCCCGGGTGGGACCGGTGGCACGGGCATCGTCGGCACCATTACCGGGTTCGCCTCGATCTGCGTCAATGGCCTGGAAGTGCACTTTGGCAAGGACGTACCGGTGAGTGAAAACGGTGCGCCTGCCAGTACCGCTCACCTGGCAATCGGCCAGGTTGTCGCGGTTGAGGCATTTGCCGGCAAACGCGGCCTGCAAGCAGGGCGCATCTCGATCCTCAACGTTTACGAAGGGCCGCTGACGGCACTGCCCAATGCATCGGCCCCCCTGCGGGTCATGGGCCAACCTGTGCGGCTAGCTGCAGGGGCGCGGGTGGCTGAAGGGTTGCGCCCGGGCGATCCGGTCAGGGTCAGTGGCCTGCGCGATGCCAGGGGCGAAGTGGTAGCCAGCCGTATCGAACGGGCGCCGGGGCTCAGGGAAGCCAGTGCCATCGGTGCGGTAGACCGTGCCGGCAGCCTCCAGGGGCTGAAGCTGGGAACCCGTGTGGCACCTGCGAGGGAAGTGCTGGTACGTGGGCAGTGGACCGGACGCCAGCTGGAAGTGGCGCAAACCCGCCCAGACCCGAGCCTGCCTTTTGCTGGCCGTGTGCAGACGGCGGTGATCGAGGGGCTGGTACAGCGCAGCCACGCTCAACAACTGGTGGTGGCAGGCATCAAGGTGACGCTGGGGCAGGGTACCGTGATCGTCGGCAAGCAGCCCGCGGCATTGGCGCTCGATCAACGTGTGCGGGTGAGCGGGGTCTTCAATGGCAAGCACGAGCTGCGGGCAACCCGCGTGGAGTTCGATGACGGCCGTGCCGACAACTCGGACAGGGGGCATTCGGGGCGTGGCAGCGGGCACGGCACCCGTGACGCTGAAGGTTCCAGCAATAGCGGGCACGGCGGACGAGATGCGACCAGTGATCGCATTGAAAGCAGTGATGACCACAGCGGGCACGGCGGTGTTGACGATTCCAGTGGTCGGGACGGTACTGAACGCGTGGACAAGTCCGGAAAGTCGGAACATGTCGACACCATGGAGCGACCCGAGAGCAGCAATAGCGGAAGCTCTGACCGGGTAGTGAAGGTCGAGCTCGAAAAGGTGGAAAAAATTGAAAAAGCAGAGAAGGTTGAAAAGGTAGAGAAAGTAGAAAAAGTAGAGAAGATCGAGAAAGCCGAGAAGCCCGAAAAGGTCGAGAAGATCGAAAAGCCTGAGAAAGTCGAGAAGGTCGAGAAGATCGAAAAGCCTGAGAAAGTCGAGAAGGTAGAAAAAGTTGAGAAGGTCGAGAAAGTAGAGAAGGTCGAGAAAGTAGAGAAGGTCGAAAAGGTCGAAAGACCCGAGACAGTAGAGAAAGCCGAAAAAGTGGAGCATCCAGAGCGATCCGGGCATTAG
- a CDS encoding DUF6502 family protein has product MQSPTIPPSMLSALRRVMRPLVRLMLRKGVTYTMFADLLKEVFVDVAHREFRLDGTVPTDSRISLLTGVHRKDVRRLRSEGGTSLAALPANITLGAQLVNMWTTGKPFCSEPGQALPLPRLASVGGDRSFDALVAKISTDIRGRVVLDEWLRLGIVRLDDQDCVHLKAQAFVPQKGFDEKAAYFGHNLHDHACAAVHNLSGDGQPFFERSVHYDALSPASVDHLRAAVDKDGMQMLLAFSRLASGLEDANVPSAEQRQRITVGLYFYTEATDPDLSKTPDP; this is encoded by the coding sequence ATGCAATCGCCTACCATCCCCCCTTCGATGTTAAGCGCACTGCGGCGTGTCATGCGTCCTCTGGTGCGCCTGATGCTGCGCAAAGGGGTCACCTACACGATGTTCGCCGACCTGCTCAAGGAAGTGTTCGTCGATGTGGCCCATCGCGAGTTTCGCCTGGACGGTACAGTGCCGACCGACAGCCGCATCAGCCTGCTCACGGGCGTGCATCGCAAGGATGTCCGGCGTTTGCGTAGCGAGGGGGGCACATCGCTCGCCGCGCTGCCGGCAAACATTACGTTAGGTGCACAGTTGGTCAATATGTGGACCACTGGCAAGCCGTTCTGCTCGGAGCCTGGCCAGGCGCTGCCGTTGCCGCGTCTGGCGAGCGTTGGCGGCGATCGTTCCTTCGATGCGCTGGTGGCGAAGATCAGCACCGACATCCGCGGGCGGGTGGTGCTGGATGAGTGGTTGCGCCTGGGTATCGTCCGGCTCGACGACCAGGACTGTGTCCACCTGAAAGCCCAGGCATTCGTGCCGCAGAAGGGCTTCGACGAAAAGGCCGCGTACTTTGGCCACAACCTGCATGACCATGCCTGCGCAGCAGTGCACAACCTGAGTGGGGACGGCCAGCCGTTCTTTGAACGCAGTGTGCACTACGACGCCTTGAGCCCGGCCAGCGTCGACCATTTGCGTGCAGCGGTGGACAAGGACGGCATGCAGATGCTGCTTGCCTTCAGCCGGCTCGCATCAGGCCTGGAAGATGCCAATGTGCCCAGCGCCGAGCAACGTCAGCGCATCACGGTAGGGCTTTATTTCTACACTGAAGCTACCGACCCCGATTTGTCGAAGACACCCGACCCATGA